From Methanocella paludicola SANAE, a single genomic window includes:
- a CDS encoding oligosaccharyl transferase, archaeosortase A system-associated, translated as MGSKRKAPGETRKKQEDRRKADEGKASETQGSALSRLLKDRTLIMLAGILLIGLALRLLPLTYSLSGGQIAFSEFDPYYHLRRITYAAGNFPYLNSFDSYVNYPYGYGISWPPLFDLIAAGLSLIVGLGSPSRPIIEAVSASLPVILGLVSIVLLYYIVKDALGRQAGLLAALFMAILPASIFRTAFAYADHHALEVAVSLAMYLCFTRALALAREEKPSLPKLPKKPLAYALLAGACMAGMVFSWEGAPIFIGIVVLYALTQYAYDGFRREDTEYLSITGAIASLAAAVLVTPFVLASPAGQSLTISAVYISWFHVIYLIAMALFFVAMGGLSRLYSGMKAPWFSTVLTAVAGAAVLAGAVKLALPQVFDTLAGGVQFLFGSGNVLATIVEVEPLFINDGGLSIAIPWAYLSTGGLLAILGLAIFLLTRKWGGMKNAEVFLLVWTLVVLALGLLQKRFVYLLAVNVSIFAGFAVYWTLDLVGFYRGTENNKKASQSRDAWLTPPVVAMGIVFAVLLIPILMSDYSVSGVQEFYTLDWNEACQWVKDNTPKTSYTYSADKGTEPEYGIMSWWDYGNYILYRAERPAVANNFQTGIGDAARFFIAQDEAGASEIMDKRKAKYVMLDYRLGSPWAGVTAGVFENMPYLAGEDTSSYHASYVVPVTYGSQTVLDGSDKYYSSMYSRLFNDDGLGGRDRLGHEAGGLQRYRLIYATDGTDPVKVFEYVKGATITGTASPGAVVKASLNMAFQGGEHTYYASTTAGADGSFSFTVPYPTSATIGTTSTAQAYVLTSGASSVEVQVPASAVDNGETVAGGKL; from the coding sequence ATGGGCTCTAAACGGAAGGCGCCTGGCGAAACAAGGAAAAAGCAGGAAGACAGGCGCAAAGCGGACGAAGGAAAAGCGAGCGAAACGCAGGGAAGCGCGCTGTCCAGGCTACTGAAGGACCGCACGCTGATCATGCTGGCGGGCATCCTGCTTATCGGGCTCGCCCTCAGGCTGTTGCCTCTCACGTACAGCCTGTCAGGCGGCCAGATCGCGTTCTCCGAGTTCGACCCGTACTACCACCTGCGGAGGATCACGTATGCCGCCGGCAACTTCCCGTACCTCAACTCGTTCGACTCGTACGTGAACTATCCCTACGGCTACGGCATAAGCTGGCCACCGCTGTTCGACCTTATCGCGGCCGGGCTTTCGCTCATCGTGGGGCTGGGCAGCCCATCCCGGCCCATCATCGAGGCGGTCTCCGCGTCACTGCCCGTCATCCTGGGGCTCGTCTCCATCGTGCTTCTCTATTACATCGTCAAGGACGCACTGGGCAGGCAGGCCGGGCTGCTCGCCGCCCTGTTCATGGCCATACTGCCCGCGTCCATCTTCCGCACGGCCTTCGCGTACGCGGACCACCACGCACTTGAGGTGGCCGTATCACTGGCCATGTACCTGTGCTTTACCCGGGCCCTGGCTCTGGCCAGGGAGGAAAAGCCGAGCCTGCCCAAACTGCCCAAAAAGCCGCTGGCCTATGCGCTGCTGGCAGGGGCATGCATGGCCGGCATGGTCTTCTCCTGGGAAGGCGCCCCGATCTTCATCGGCATTGTCGTCCTGTATGCGCTGACACAGTATGCTTACGATGGCTTCAGGCGAGAGGACACTGAATACCTGAGCATCACGGGCGCAATTGCCTCGCTAGCCGCGGCCGTCCTGGTGACCCCGTTCGTGCTCGCGAGCCCCGCAGGGCAGAGCCTCACGATCTCGGCCGTCTATATCTCCTGGTTCCACGTCATCTATCTCATCGCCATGGCCCTGTTCTTCGTCGCCATGGGCGGCCTCTCCCGGCTATACTCGGGCATGAAGGCCCCGTGGTTCTCGACCGTGCTCACCGCCGTCGCCGGCGCCGCCGTACTGGCCGGAGCCGTGAAGCTAGCCCTCCCACAGGTCTTTGATACACTTGCGGGAGGCGTCCAGTTCCTGTTCGGCTCGGGCAACGTCCTGGCGACCATCGTCGAGGTCGAGCCCCTGTTCATCAACGACGGCGGCCTGTCCATCGCCATCCCGTGGGCGTACCTGTCTACGGGCGGCCTCCTCGCCATACTGGGGCTGGCCATCTTCCTCCTTACCAGGAAATGGGGCGGCATGAAGAACGCCGAAGTATTCCTCCTCGTGTGGACGCTCGTAGTGCTGGCCCTCGGATTACTCCAGAAGCGTTTCGTATACCTGCTGGCGGTGAACGTGTCCATATTCGCCGGCTTCGCCGTCTACTGGACGCTCGACCTGGTGGGCTTCTACAGGGGCACGGAGAACAATAAGAAAGCGTCACAGTCCAGGGACGCCTGGCTCACGCCCCCGGTGGTGGCAATGGGCATCGTCTTCGCCGTCCTCCTCATACCCATCCTGATGAGCGACTATTCGGTATCGGGCGTGCAGGAGTTCTACACCCTCGACTGGAACGAGGCCTGCCAGTGGGTCAAGGATAACACCCCGAAGACCTCGTACACGTACTCTGCGGACAAAGGCACGGAACCCGAGTACGGCATCATGAGCTGGTGGGACTACGGCAATTACATCTTATACCGCGCCGAGCGACCGGCCGTGGCCAACAACTTCCAGACCGGCATCGGCGATGCCGCCCGGTTCTTCATCGCGCAGGACGAGGCCGGCGCGAGCGAGATCATGGATAAGCGCAAGGCGAAGTACGTCATGCTCGACTACCGCCTGGGCTCCCCGTGGGCCGGCGTGACCGCCGGCGTCTTCGAGAACATGCCATACCTGGCCGGCGAGGATACAAGCAGCTACCACGCGAGCTACGTCGTGCCCGTGACCTACGGCAGCCAGACGGTGCTCGACGGCAGCGATAAGTACTATAGCTCGATGTATTCCCGCCTATTCAATGACGACGGCCTGGGAGGCAGAGACCGGCTCGGCCACGAGGCCGGCGGCCTGCAGCGCTACCGTCTCATATATGCGACCGACGGCACCGACCCGGTCAAGGTCTTCGAGTACGTGAAGGGGGCCACGATAACGGGCACGGCATCGCCCGGAGCGGTCGTGAAGGCCAGCCTTAACATGGCCTTCCAGGGCGGCGAGCACACGTATTACGCCTCGACGACAGCCGGGGCGGACGGGAGCTTCTCCTTCACCGTACCGTACCCGACGTCGGCCACGATAGGCACGACGAGCACGGCACAGGCGTACGTGCTTACGTCGGGCGCTTCGTCCGTCGAAGTGCAGGTGCCCGCCTCCGCCGTGGACAACGGCGAGACCGTGGCAGGTGGTAAGCTATGA
- a CDS encoding YbhB/YbcL family Raf kinase inhibitor-like protein, whose product MSITVSKGLTISSKSFEPGREIPEKYTCDGDDLSPHLSWDGAPEGTETFALIMDDPDAPGRTFTHWVVFNIPAHRNELPEGVFAEKMMKKGCYQGLNDFRQMGYGGPCPPPGKPHRYRFHLYALDRDLDVPSGVPRSAVQGAMKGHILAEAEIVGLYGRK is encoded by the coding sequence ATGAGTATCACCGTGAGTAAAGGTTTGACGATCAGCAGCAAGTCATTCGAGCCCGGCCGCGAGATCCCGGAGAAGTACACCTGCGACGGCGACGACCTGTCGCCCCATCTCTCGTGGGACGGCGCGCCGGAGGGCACGGAAACGTTCGCCCTCATCATGGACGACCCCGACGCGCCAGGCAGGACTTTTACACATTGGGTCGTATTCAACATACCAGCCCATAGGAACGAGCTACCCGAGGGAGTATTCGCCGAGAAGATGATGAAGAAAGGCTGCTACCAGGGGCTGAACGATTTCAGGCAGATGGGATACGGCGGCCCGTGCCCGCCCCCGGGAAAACCCCACCGCTACAGGTTTCACCTGTACGCGCTCGACCGCGACCTCGACGTCCCATCGGGCGTCCCCAGGAGCGCAGTACAGGGCGCGATGAAGGGGCACATCCTCGCGGAGGCCGAGATAGTGGGCCTGTATGGAAGAAAATAA
- a CDS encoding radical SAM/SPASM domain-containing protein, with protein MRLRLVRMRVRILRLCLRVRRRRRWLHMIKARIDNTRLHLRVENDGTGMLIINASQILYLDRIGVEYVKRYIRYSKKKPLVGSVRDAVVLQMMLKYKVGKKRAEQDYDRLQSIIWGVTEGNACPFTCFDVKLKEPQYGLMKSPIRIDLALTYRCNNNCSHCYAGGPRQTKELTTDEWKKVIKKAVEFDVPNVVFTGGESLLRDDLEELIAYAESLDIVTGLITNGRLLTKERVASLNKAGLDYVQITIESPDPAVHNKMCGASSFEDTVVGIKNCVRELYTTTNTTITRDNVGTINGLVPFLHSLGVRKFGINAVIRAGKGTEAEGLTPEELKGLLPDIINQSNALGMEFIWYTPTKYHKLNPIEMGLGIKSCSAARLTLAVEPDGSVLPCQSYFKPLGNALTDEFPKMWDADLAKQLRAHSFAPERCRSCIQFPMCGGGCPLDLQCGF; from the coding sequence ATGCGCCTGCGTCTCGTGCGCATGCGCGTGCGTATCCTGCGCCTGTGCCTGCGCGTGCGCCGGCGGAGGAGGTGGCTGCACATGATCAAGGCAAGGATCGATAATACCCGGCTCCACCTGCGGGTGGAGAACGACGGCACCGGCATGCTGATCATCAACGCGTCCCAGATCCTGTACCTGGACCGCATCGGCGTGGAATACGTGAAGCGCTACATCCGGTACTCGAAAAAGAAGCCGCTGGTCGGCAGCGTCAGGGACGCCGTCGTGCTGCAGATGATGCTCAAGTATAAGGTGGGCAAGAAGCGCGCGGAACAGGACTACGACCGCCTCCAGTCCATCATCTGGGGCGTCACGGAGGGCAACGCCTGCCCCTTCACGTGCTTCGACGTAAAATTAAAGGAGCCCCAGTACGGCCTCATGAAGTCCCCCATCCGCATCGACCTGGCACTTACCTATCGCTGTAACAACAACTGCTCTCACTGCTACGCCGGAGGGCCCAGGCAGACGAAGGAGCTCACCACCGACGAGTGGAAGAAGGTCATAAAGAAGGCCGTGGAATTCGACGTGCCCAACGTCGTGTTCACCGGCGGCGAGTCCCTGCTCAGGGACGACCTGGAGGAGCTGATCGCCTACGCGGAGAGCCTGGACATCGTGACCGGGTTGATCACGAACGGCCGCCTGCTCACGAAAGAGCGGGTCGCATCGCTCAACAAGGCCGGCCTGGACTACGTCCAGATCACCATCGAGTCCCCCGACCCGGCCGTCCACAACAAGATGTGCGGCGCCTCGTCGTTCGAGGACACGGTCGTGGGGATAAAGAACTGCGTCCGGGAGCTCTACACGACCACGAACACCACCATCACCCGGGACAACGTCGGGACCATCAATGGCCTTGTGCCGTTCCTGCATTCGCTGGGCGTGCGCAAGTTCGGCATCAACGCCGTCATACGGGCGGGCAAGGGGACCGAGGCCGAAGGCCTGACGCCCGAAGAATTAAAAGGCCTGCTGCCCGACATCATCAACCAGTCCAACGCCCTTGGCATGGAGTTCATCTGGTACACGCCCACGAAATACCATAAGCTCAACCCTATAGAGATGGGCCTGGGCATCAAGTCCTGCTCGGCGGCCCGCCTCACGCTGGCCGTGGAGCCCGACGGGAGCGTGCTGCCCTGCCAGTCATACTTTAAGCCCCTGGGAAACGCCCTCACGGACGAGTTCCCGAAGATGTGGGACGCCGACCTGGCCAAGCAGCTTCGTGCCCATAGCTTTGCGCCCGAGCGGTGCCGTTCCTGCATCCAGTTCCCCATGTGCGGCGGCGGCTGCCCTCTGGACCTCCAGTGTGGATTTTAA
- a CDS encoding DUF2207 domain-containing protein — protein sequence MHRRIISLLLIVLISLSLMPYAHAQETYRWQVSDQHVVLDIDPSGSVYMTYEVNATIVKGVWNEVWIPVTVSSMQVEEVVDGSGNRHAFTVSGGQIKTQGWNLNPGDNVYLRINSNLPGFVYKADTAGYDIVEFIPPWWDMDITDTQVKFYLPGNVPKDQVYTGSKLYDNIGVEDNRTWVYFESKDLSPNQQFKVAVSFPDSYMASGAVIDKQGGYTPGTGIGLGLVESLFSCSCPMIFVAFIFIMIIGSIGGSLLRKPYDSPVVSMDGIGVNKNLDPVEAATLLRIDPKRVLTMIMFGLMKKGNIKLLGTDPIRLEPVSRKGLNYYEKLYMDAIVDDKLDEDKLLECFKVLARRVVDKTRPYCRKDTEDYYRSKIEEAWAEIKAVDTPELKLEKYDTNMFWLMADEQFTKKTKEYVSDAPGSNTVFVPNYYWWYPYYFGLPHHWGTHGTPTTGAPQTGAPQTGTPQAGAPQAPTNRTTTTVESFANSISNSVEATAAGVVGGVEKFLGVRNEANAPPAATSYAPASARGHSGGGGSCACVSCACACVSCACACACAGGGGGCT from the coding sequence ATGCACAGGAGAATCATAAGTTTACTGCTCATCGTTCTCATTTCATTATCCCTGATGCCGTACGCTCATGCGCAGGAGACGTACCGGTGGCAGGTCAGCGACCAGCACGTCGTGCTCGACATCGACCCCTCGGGCTCCGTGTACATGACGTACGAGGTCAATGCGACCATCGTTAAGGGGGTCTGGAACGAGGTCTGGATACCCGTGACCGTATCGAGCATGCAGGTGGAGGAGGTGGTCGACGGCAGCGGCAACAGGCACGCCTTTACCGTCAGCGGCGGCCAGATCAAGACGCAGGGGTGGAACCTCAACCCCGGCGATAACGTTTACCTGCGCATCAACTCGAACCTGCCCGGGTTCGTTTATAAGGCCGATACGGCCGGCTATGACATAGTGGAGTTCATCCCGCCCTGGTGGGACATGGACATCACGGACACGCAGGTCAAGTTCTACCTGCCCGGCAACGTGCCCAAAGACCAGGTGTATACCGGGAGCAAGCTGTACGATAATATCGGCGTGGAGGACAACCGCACATGGGTCTACTTCGAGAGCAAGGACCTCTCGCCCAACCAGCAGTTCAAGGTGGCCGTGAGCTTCCCCGACAGCTACATGGCCTCCGGCGCAGTCATCGACAAGCAGGGCGGCTATACCCCTGGAACGGGCATCGGCCTGGGGCTCGTGGAGTCGCTGTTCTCCTGCTCCTGCCCGATGATCTTCGTGGCGTTCATATTCATCATGATCATCGGCAGCATCGGGGGCTCGCTGCTGCGGAAGCCCTACGACTCGCCGGTGGTCAGCATGGACGGCATCGGCGTGAACAAGAACCTCGACCCGGTCGAGGCCGCCACGCTGCTCCGCATAGACCCGAAGCGCGTGCTCACCATGATCATGTTCGGGCTCATGAAAAAGGGCAACATCAAGCTCCTCGGCACCGACCCCATCCGGCTGGAGCCCGTGTCACGAAAGGGCCTCAACTATTATGAGAAGCTCTACATGGACGCCATCGTGGACGATAAGCTCGACGAGGATAAGCTGCTGGAATGCTTCAAGGTGCTGGCACGGCGCGTGGTCGACAAGACCCGGCCCTACTGCCGTAAAGACACCGAAGACTACTACCGCTCGAAGATCGAGGAGGCGTGGGCCGAGATCAAGGCCGTGGACACGCCCGAGCTGAAGCTGGAGAAGTACGACACGAACATGTTCTGGCTCATGGCTGACGAGCAGTTCACGAAAAAGACGAAGGAGTACGTGTCGGACGCGCCGGGCAGCAACACCGTGTTCGTGCCGAACTATTACTGGTGGTATCCCTATTACTTCGGGCTGCCACACCACTGGGGCACGCATGGTACGCCCACGACCGGCGCTCCTCAGACCGGCGCTCCTCAGACCGGCACCCCCCAGGCTGGTGCCCCGCAGGCCCCGACGAACAGGACCACGACCACTGTCGAGAGCTTCGCCAATTCCATCTCCAACTCGGTCGAAGCGACCGCGGCCGGAGTCGTGGGAGGCGTGGAGAAGTTCCTGGGAGTGAGGAACGAGGCTAACGCCCCGCCGGCTGCCACGTCGTACGCGCCTGCGTCAGCACGCGGGCACTCGGGCGGGGGAGGCTCATGCGCCTGCGTCTCGTGCGCATGCGCGTGCGTATCCTGCGCCTGTGCCTGCGCGTGCGCCGGCGGAGGAGGTGGCTGCACATGA
- a CDS encoding helix-turn-helix transcriptional regulator, which yields MRNRLKELRARFNMTQEDLAVKVGVSRQTINAIETGKYDPSLPLAFKLARCFETNIEHLFMEE from the coding sequence ATGCGAAACCGCTTGAAGGAGCTCAGGGCTCGATTCAACATGACCCAGGAGGACCTGGCCGTGAAAGTGGGCGTGTCGAGGCAGACCATCAACGCCATCGAGACCGGGAAGTACGACCCGTCTCTGCCGCTCGCCTTTAAGCTGGCCCGGTGCTTCGAGACGAATATCGAGCACCTGTTCATGGAGGAATAA
- a CDS encoding DUF2178 domain-containing protein — protein sequence MIKTEESRIAVVILATFALLLVTGIFPQYVLWMTVGLIGLIVGLAIYAYLTKRKSTEVQDERSARCSLAASRNGFIVAIALIALIGAAVSIGAPFTVIGATQVVWGLSMAAYLLSYLYYKKWA from the coding sequence ATGATAAAGACTGAAGAATCGAGGATAGCGGTCGTCATACTGGCGACGTTCGCGCTCCTGCTGGTCACGGGCATATTCCCGCAGTATGTGCTGTGGATGACTGTAGGGCTGATTGGATTGATCGTCGGGCTGGCAATATATGCGTACCTGACGAAGAGAAAAAGCACAGAGGTGCAGGACGAGCGTTCTGCGAGGTGCTCGCTTGCCGCGTCCAGGAACGGGTTCATCGTTGCCATAGCGCTGATCGCCCTTATCGGGGCGGCCGTGAGCATCGGCGCGCCGTTCACCGTCATCGGGGCGACTCAGGTCGTATGGGGGCTGAGCATGGCCGCATATCTCCTGTCGTACCTGTACTATAAGAAATGGGCTTGA
- a CDS encoding diacylglycerol/polyprenol kinase family protein, with amino-acid sequence MRHALATSWLPRKLVHISGAAFAFLALFSRQLSLLIVMAGIITFFTLEALRRRADLPFVSALYRDSERKSIALEPLLYLLCIAMLLAMSMVFDRGACLTAIIVLTVGDGLAGIAGRAFGRHRLPQGKKTWEGSISGFIAASAVGFLFAGPLAIAGAAAGMAAEAYSRRLENLSVAAASFLTMAILSLLL; translated from the coding sequence TTGCGGCACGCTCTGGCGACGTCGTGGCTGCCCCGTAAGCTCGTGCACATATCGGGCGCTGCCTTCGCCTTTTTAGCTCTTTTTAGCCGGCAGCTGTCGCTTCTCATCGTGATGGCCGGTATTATCACGTTTTTTACCCTGGAGGCGCTGCGGCGCCGCGCAGACCTGCCGTTCGTATCGGCCCTGTATCGTGACTCGGAGAGAAAGAGCATCGCACTGGAGCCGCTTCTCTATTTGTTGTGCATAGCCATGCTGCTGGCCATGTCGATGGTATTCGACCGGGGGGCATGCCTGACGGCCATCATCGTGCTCACGGTAGGGGACGGCCTAGCCGGCATAGCCGGCAGGGCATTCGGCAGGCACAGACTACCGCAAGGTAAAAAGACCTGGGAGGGCTCTATATCGGGGTTCATCGCGGCGTCTGCGGTCGGGTTCCTGTTCGCGGGCCCCCTGGCCATCGCGGGGGCGGCGGCGGGCATGGCCGCCGAGGCGTACTCCAGGCGCCTGGAAAATTTATCGGTGGCAGCGGCCTCATTCCTCACGATGGCGATACTTTCACTCCTCTTGTGA
- the purM gene encoding phosphoribosylformylglycinamidine cyclo-ligase — protein sequence MQEKHMTYAGAGVDINRLEAIKSGIIKKGLTFKRKGFGAPVGDIGAYAGLIDLGEFALAMTTDGVGTKLMIADAMKKWDTVGIDCIAMNVNDLYVMGVEPLAFVDYVSIEKPDDELIRQVMVGLDEGARQANISIVGGETAALPDIIKGFDLAGTAVGYVGKDKVVTGEGIAPGDVVIGLPSSGIHSNGYSLVRKVVEKSGLKYTDPLPYDKKKTIGAELLTPTRIYAEVVPIFRKYPVKGMAHITGGGLMNLRRITGYGFEFNDPLPVPPVFTWLQKLGGIDDEEMYKTFNMGMGYVIITDKESAGAIVKMTDGKIVGRIVKEGCTVRGTKMW from the coding sequence ATGCAGGAGAAGCACATGACATACGCCGGCGCGGGCGTGGACATTAACAGACTCGAGGCGATCAAGTCGGGCATCATTAAAAAGGGGCTGACTTTCAAGCGTAAGGGCTTCGGCGCCCCCGTCGGCGATATTGGGGCGTACGCCGGGCTCATCGACCTCGGGGAGTTCGCGCTGGCCATGACCACGGACGGCGTGGGCACCAAGCTCATGATCGCCGACGCAATGAAAAAGTGGGACACCGTGGGCATCGACTGCATCGCCATGAACGTGAACGATCTTTATGTTATGGGCGTGGAGCCCCTGGCCTTCGTCGACTACGTCTCCATCGAGAAGCCGGACGACGAGCTCATCAGACAGGTCATGGTCGGCCTGGACGAGGGCGCCAGGCAGGCGAACATCTCCATCGTCGGCGGCGAGACCGCCGCGCTGCCCGACATCATCAAGGGCTTCGACCTCGCGGGCACTGCCGTAGGATATGTGGGCAAGGACAAAGTCGTCACCGGCGAGGGTATTGCGCCGGGCGACGTGGTCATAGGCCTGCCCTCCAGCGGCATCCACTCGAACGGCTATAGCCTCGTACGTAAGGTCGTCGAGAAATCCGGCCTCAAGTACACCGACCCGCTGCCCTACGATAAAAAGAAGACCATCGGCGCCGAGCTCCTCACGCCGACGCGCATATACGCCGAGGTCGTGCCCATCTTCAGGAAGTACCCGGTCAAGGGCATGGCCCACATCACCGGCGGCGGATTAATGAACTTGAGGCGCATCACAGGGTACGGGTTCGAATTCAACGATCCCCTGCCCGTGCCTCCCGTGTTCACCTGGCTCCAGAAGCTCGGCGGCATCGACGATGAGGAGATGTATAAGACCTTCAACATGGGCATGGGCTACGTGATCATTACCGACAAGGAGAGCGCCGGGGCCATCGTGAAGATGACCGACGGCAAGATCGTGGGCCGCATCGTGAAGGAAGGCTGCACGGTCCGCGGGACCAAGATGTGGTAG